The following coding sequences are from one Arthrobacter crystallopoietes window:
- a CDS encoding PhoX family protein → MWKASEVSDLKKRLLPMLGHTSGKRSAMTCALKCDNACAKGVCNTSDNNYFRDIVSAEFSRRNMLGVSGAGMVALMFGGGAAAASGSAAGLAPAAKKGFGSGNASKLKFAGIDGVANTVDDVVVPKGYNWEPVIRWGDPLFHDSAEFDPENQTPESQAGQFGYNCDYLDIIEIQGSNGKRGVLFSNHEYTNENIMFPPDMDISQVRKTAMAAHGLSVVEVERKGKGQPWKYVRGAKLNRRFLMDTEYELTGPAAGSDLLKTKADASGRVVLGTQNNCAGGTTPWGTILSGEENFNQYFKVSAPTDEQRRYGLTNTNPSRGWHVEEPRFDTDTPDGKNEDNRFGWIVEVDPFDPTSTPRKHTALGRFKHEGANVTIAKSGHAVSYSGDDERFDYLYKFVSKDTYREGDKKHNMSLLTEGDLYVASFSGNSPANQIDGSGVLPSDGAFDGVGHWIQLTRNNESLVPDMEVDQVLVYTRLAADKMGATKMDRPEDVEINPVNGKIYVACTNNINRTAAQADEPNPRANNRHGHIVEMTETGDQTSTQFAWKLLLVAGDPEMDESVYFNGYPADQVQPLSCPDNLAFDSAGNLWISTDGQPGTIQRNDALYRVTMEGPEMGKVEQFMAVPIDAETCGPVIHDEDGLVFVAVQHPGEDGSWDKQRSLFPDYLPAGTPSGKGGLPRPAVIQMFKGKNGFVGR, encoded by the coding sequence ATGTGGAAGGCCTCTGAAGTGTCTGATCTGAAAAAACGCCTGCTGCCGATGCTGGGACATACCTCCGGCAAGCGCAGCGCCATGACCTGTGCGCTCAAGTGCGACAATGCCTGCGCCAAGGGCGTGTGCAATACCTCGGACAACAACTACTTCCGCGACATCGTCTCTGCCGAATTCTCCCGGCGGAACATGCTCGGCGTCAGCGGTGCCGGCATGGTGGCGCTGATGTTCGGCGGGGGAGCGGCAGCGGCCAGCGGCTCCGCGGCCGGCCTGGCGCCCGCGGCCAAGAAGGGTTTCGGCTCCGGCAACGCGAGCAAGCTGAAGTTCGCGGGCATCGACGGCGTGGCGAACACGGTGGATGACGTGGTTGTGCCCAAGGGCTACAACTGGGAGCCGGTCATCCGCTGGGGCGATCCGCTGTTCCACGATTCGGCCGAGTTCGACCCGGAGAACCAGACGCCGGAGTCGCAGGCGGGCCAGTTCGGCTACAACTGCGACTACCTGGACATCATCGAGATCCAGGGCAGCAACGGCAAGCGCGGCGTGCTGTTCTCGAACCACGAATACACCAACGAGAACATCATGTTCCCGCCGGACATGGATATCAGCCAGGTCCGCAAGACCGCCATGGCCGCGCACGGTCTGTCCGTGGTCGAGGTGGAGCGCAAGGGCAAGGGCCAGCCGTGGAAGTACGTCCGCGGGGCGAAGCTGAACCGCCGCTTCCTGATGGACACCGAGTACGAGCTGACCGGCCCTGCCGCGGGCTCGGACCTGCTCAAGACCAAGGCGGATGCGAGCGGACGCGTGGTGCTGGGCACGCAGAACAACTGCGCCGGCGGCACCACACCCTGGGGCACCATCCTCTCCGGCGAAGAGAACTTCAACCAGTACTTCAAGGTCTCGGCGCCGACGGATGAACAGCGCCGCTACGGTCTCACGAACACCAATCCGTCACGCGGCTGGCACGTCGAGGAACCCCGCTTCGACACGGACACCCCTGACGGCAAGAACGAGGACAATCGTTTCGGCTGGATCGTGGAAGTGGATCCGTTCGATCCGACGTCCACGCCGCGCAAACACACCGCGCTGGGCCGCTTCAAGCACGAGGGCGCCAACGTCACCATCGCCAAGTCCGGCCACGCGGTGTCCTACTCGGGCGATGACGAGCGCTTCGACTACCTCTACAAGTTCGTTTCCAAGGACACGTACCGCGAGGGCGACAAGAAGCACAACATGTCGCTGCTGACGGAGGGCGACCTGTACGTGGCCAGCTTCTCCGGCAACTCCCCGGCGAACCAGATTGACGGTTCCGGCGTGCTGCCCAGCGACGGTGCGTTCGACGGCGTGGGCCACTGGATCCAGCTGACCCGCAACAACGAGTCGCTGGTGCCGGACATGGAGGTCGACCAGGTCCTGGTCTACACCAGGCTTGCCGCGGACAAGATGGGCGCCACCAAGATGGACCGCCCGGAGGACGTGGAGATCAACCCGGTCAACGGCAAGATCTACGTGGCCTGCACCAACAACATCAACCGCACCGCCGCCCAGGCCGACGAGCCGAACCCGCGGGCCAACAACCGCCACGGGCACATCGTCGAGATGACCGAGACCGGGGACCAGACCTCCACCCAGTTTGCGTGGAAGCTGCTGCTGGTCGCCGGTGACCCCGAGATGGACGAGAGCGTGTACTTCAACGGCTACCCGGCCGACCAGGTCCAGCCGCTCTCCTGCCCGGACAACCTGGCGTTCGACTCGGCCGGCAACCTGTGGATCTCCACCGACGGCCAGCCCGGCACCATCCAGCGCAATGACGCCCTGTACCGCGTCACGATGGAAGGCCCCGAGATGGGCAAGGTGGAGCAGTTCATGGCGGTTCCGATCGATGCCGAAACCTGCGGCCCGGTCATCCATGATGAGGACGGCCTGGTCTTCGTGGCGGTCCAGCATCCGGGCGAGGACGGTTCCTGGGACAAGCAGCGCTCGCTGTTCCCGGATTACCTGCCGGCCGGCACGCCGTCGGGCAAGGGCGGTCTGCCCCGCCCGGCCGTGATCCAGATGTTCAAGGGCAAGAACGGCTTCGTCGGCCGCTAG